A DNA window from Luteolibacter luteus contains the following coding sequences:
- a CDS encoding glycosyltransferase family 2 protein: MSPPLPLPLTVCIPVRNEAKNLPSCLAALGRDFEEIVVIDSGSTDATRQIAEAAGASVLDFKWDGKFPKKRNWALRNHAFTTPWVLFVDADEQVTPEFIAELRRTLPDTKHDGFWLSFDNWFMGRPLRHGDTFRKLALFRIGSGEYERFPEDQWSHLDMEVHEHPVLEGSTADISSRLQHHDYRGMKHYLAKHNEYSSWEANRYHWLLKAGDDEWSKLNGRQRFKYRHLAAWWLGPFYFLMCFIAKRGFLDGPNGWTFARLKMQYFSDIRLKIAEIAREHASQGSGAPAPAANGSAALQG, encoded by the coding sequence ATGAGCCCCCCACTCCCCCTTCCCCTGACGGTCTGCATCCCCGTGCGGAACGAGGCCAAGAACCTGCCATCCTGCCTGGCAGCGCTGGGTCGTGACTTCGAGGAAATCGTGGTGATCGATTCCGGCAGCACCGATGCCACGCGCCAGATCGCGGAGGCCGCGGGAGCGAGCGTGCTGGATTTCAAATGGGACGGGAAATTTCCGAAGAAGCGCAACTGGGCGCTGCGGAATCATGCCTTCACCACGCCCTGGGTGCTTTTCGTCGATGCCGACGAGCAGGTCACACCCGAGTTCATCGCAGAGCTGCGCCGGACCCTGCCGGACACGAAGCACGACGGCTTCTGGCTTTCCTTCGACAACTGGTTCATGGGCCGCCCGCTGCGCCATGGGGATACCTTCCGGAAGCTCGCCCTCTTCCGCATCGGCAGCGGCGAGTATGAACGCTTCCCGGAAGACCAGTGGAGCCATCTGGACATGGAGGTGCATGAGCACCCCGTGCTGGAAGGGTCCACCGCAGATATCAGCTCGCGGCTCCAGCACCATGACTACCGCGGGATGAAGCACTATCTGGCGAAGCATAACGAATACTCCAGCTGGGAGGCAAACCGCTATCACTGGCTGCTGAAGGCGGGCGACGACGAGTGGTCGAAACTGAACGGGCGGCAACGCTTCAAGTACCGCCACCTCGCGGCATGGTGGCTGGGGCCCTTCTACTTTTTGATGTGCTTCATCGCGAAGCGCGGCTTTCTGGACGGGCCTAACGGCTGGACCTTCGCGCGGCTGAAGATGCAGTACTTCAGCGATATCCGCCTGAAGATCGCCGAGATCGCCCGCGAGCATGCGAGCCAAGGCAGCGGAGCCCCCGCACCCGCCGCGAATGGCAGTGCCGCGCTGCAAGGCTAA